The genomic segment GGGTGTGAATACAAAAAGGAAGCTCGCGCTGTCCGGGGTTATGCGCACCGAAAGGTACGGGAGGCATCACCATGCAACGCACACCGGAACGTTCCAATGCCAGCGTAGCGGCATCTACGGCAATATCATGCGGAAGAATACAGTCTGTCAGATAAGGCAGATGCAGGTTATGAGGCTCGGTAGCCCCCCAAGGAAGAATGACAACATCATACTTCACATCTTTCACCTTCCCATAACAGGAAACGGTAAGATCAATTTCTCTTTTTTCCATACTACTTTATTTTAAAGGCTTCCACTGCAAACCGCACCGGATTTCCAGCGGTTCAGCCCTGTGTTATATAGTGAACGCTCACACTACTGTTTCCTATATTCCTTAGGCGACATGCCCGTATGATGCTTGAAATACTTTCCAAAAAATGACTGGTTGGCAAAATGCAGTTCATCGGCTATTTCCTGAATGCTCTGCTCGGATGATTTCAACAAGGCTTTCGCCTCCAGAATCACCAGACTGTCAATCCACTCGCCCGCCGTCTTGCCACTCACCTCTTTCACTACGGTAGAAAGGTGCTTGGGCGTGAGAAACATCTTGCCGGCATAATAGGCCACACTCCTCTCCTCTTTATAGCCCTCGGATACATACCGGATGAAGTGCTCAAACAAATCCTCCTTACGGCTTTTCGGGGTACGTTCCTTCGCGGTGTGCCCCTGATAAATATCATAGATTTCATAGAACAGCGCCAGCAACAATCCCTGCGTAATCTCTTTACGGTACGGATTGTCCTTCAGCCTCACTTTCCTCCACAGAAAAGAATGATATTCCTCGAATGCCTGTAACTCTTCGGCGGTGACCTTGATGCAGGGCCGCTCCTTTATCATGAAAAACATGGGGAACAGTTGCTGCATGGTGGGTATCACCACATCCATGAAGTCTCTGGACACCGCTATAAAGCTGCCGGAGAAGTCATCAGAGCGCTCACCTTGCTGCACAATCTGTTCGGGCAGGATGATGCAGAGCATTCCTTCCCTCATTTCATACTCCTGCAGATTGATATTCATCCTGCACCGGCCTTTCCGGCAGACTGCAAGACAGGCCGCATTCAGACGAGTGGGATATGGCGTAAAAGGAATGTCCCTGATATCATCAAAAATAGCAAAATCATTGCCGATAAAGTCAATCATAGGTAGATGTTGTATGCCGGATATGTCGACATTGCGTATCTGTTTTGTATTCATTGGTCTTGTGCTTTGCCGGCAAATATAGGATTATTCGCGAAATAATTAATTTAAAAATCGTGAATGTTATCCTAATTCATTATTTTAAATCCTATGAAGAATGTACGCGGTTGTGTAGGGCCGTAAAAATAACCGGCATCGCGGAATTCTCCCTTATCCAGATCTTTCTGAAAACTATTGAAGATGTTCTGCACGCCCGTATTCAGCTGGAATTTGATGTGGTCGTGCAGCACGAACGTATAATTCAGCTTCAGATTGAGGTCGAAGAACTGGGGCGTATTCTCCATGCGGTCTTTTTCGATATATCCGGCATAGTGCGGCACAATCATCTTGCCCGTATAAGTGCCGGACAGTGAGAAGTCGAAATTCTTCACCGGAGCAGACGAGAAAGTGAAGTAACCGTAATAATCCGGTGTGCGGGGCATGCGCTTGGTAGTCAGGTCCACACCGTCCACTTTTGTCCATGCCTCCTCGTGGGTGTAGCGGCTGCGCTGCGCGGTAAAGCCCAACTGGAACTGCGCTTCCTTGCCATGGGCAATCTTGGCGTCGAGGTTTGCTCCGTACACGCGGGCGCCATTGCCGTTACGGCGTTCTTTGATAACATCGCCTATGTCGTTCTTTCCGATGTCCTCAAGAACAAAAACATGGCGCAAGTCCGTATAGAAGCCCTCCACAAGTATGTTGGCCTGCCAATGTCCCAAATGAGTGGTCCAGTCCACCGACCCGCTGTAACTGTTGGAACGCTCTTCGCGCAGGTTGTCCGCCAGCTTGATTTGCACACCCTCACCGCCCACTGCTGTGACATGGAGGTCTTCATCATAGGCTTGCGGCGCACGAAAACCGGTGGAGTACGTCAGACGCGCCTGAAAATCCTCGGAAGGCTTATAGAGCAGATTGACGCGGGGACTGAAAATCAACTTGTCTATCAGATTGTGCTTATCCAGCCGGGCGCCCACCAGCATGGTCAGGACATTCATCTTCCATTCATTCTGCACAAAGGCACTGGCAATGCGGACATCCTGCTGCATGTCGCGGTGATAGCCCGTCATCACATCGTGCATGGAATTGTTCTGATACTCCAGCCCGCCCGTAAAAGTGGCGGGGGCAAAAAGGCAGTTATCCATATTGCCTACGTACATGCCGCCTGCCACCCAAGTCAAGTCTTTTGTCTTGCCGTAAGCGTTCAGGTCCTTCTGCGCACCGTAGTAGCTGTTGCGGTCGGTGTGCTGAATGGAGCCGTACAATGAGATCTTATGCTTATATTCACGCCAGAAGAGGTCGTAGCTCAAGCCACCGCTGTTGATGATATGCTTGGTTTGCTCTGTGATGTCCGTTTCGTGCGGCTGGAGGTCGAACTTATTGCCGCCGCGGCGGAACTCGTTCGTAGTGTGATATTCCAGATTGATGCGGCTGAAATGCGTAGGGCGGTAATAGGCGCGAAAGCCGAAAGTATTCATGTTCAGCTTGCCCAGTTCGGAGAAGCCGTCTCCATCGCGGTCGTAAGGATTGCGGTTGCGATAGCTTTCGTAAAGAGCGATGCCGTAGGAGTTGTCTTTGGCCACCAGAGAGACATTGGCGCCCATATACTGCTCCCATGACTTGCCGTCCATATTGGAGAACATGCTCGACACCTGAAAGGAATTATTGATAGGGTCTTTGGTAATGATATTGATGGTTCCGCCCACAGCATTCGCGCCGAACAGCGCCGAGCCGCCACCGCGCACCACTTCCACCCTCTCAATCATGTTCACCGGTATCTGTTCCAGCCCGTACACTCCACTCAAGGCACTGATAATGGGGCGACTGTTAATCAGGATCTGGGAGTAAGGCCCTTCCAGTCCATTGATGCGCACTTGCGGAAAGCCGCAGTTCTGACAGTTATTCTCCACACGCAGTCCCGACTGATAGTTGAGTGTTTTGGCAAGGTCGGTGGAATTCACCATTTCAAAAAGTTTGGTGCTCATCACGTTTACCACCACAGGAGCTGCCTTACGGCTCACTTCATTGCGATTGGCCGATACTACGACCTCATCTGTCATGAAGCTCTCCTCCTGCATCTGGAAATGTACAACGGCGGTGAAGTCTTTGTTCACCTCGATCTCCTTTTCCTGTGTTTTATAGCCTACCGCGGATACGCGCAAGGTGTATTTGCCCGCCGGAAGGTTCTTGAGTTCAAACTGGCCTTCTTCATTAGACACCGTTCCCTGTCCGCTGCCCACTATCAAAACAGTGGCATACGGTATGTTCTCCTCCGAGCCTTTCACAAGGACATGGCCGGAAATCATATTGCCTTCCCTGATGGGATTTGCAGCAATAGCTGCGTTGATGCTTGCCATGGCAAGCACCAGCGCCAATATATAATGTTTCATTTGAATAATCGCTTTTTTAAGTAAATACACACAATCAGCTTATACGCTCCGAACAACAGATGCTCTTGATATAAACCAATTGTAAACAGTTACGATCAATGGCAACGCAGGCATGGCAAATGCCCGACGTTGATGCGGAAAAATATCAAAGTGTAACGAAACAGGGGGGAGCGCGAAGTGAAATCACCCGGCACGTTTTGCCTTTTACGACAGGCGTGTCGGTTGCATTTTCGAGCACCCGCAGCAAAGCACGCATCGGATGCAACATTTCGCAGCAGTCCGGTTTGTCCGAACTGAAGTGGGACAACAGCCCTATGACAATCAGCGAAGTGGCAGAATGTGAGTGCTGGTTGTGGAAAGGGTGCGAGTGGGTAATCAGCACCCCATTAACGTAGTGGACGTGAGTGAAAGCCGTCACACTTGCCTGATAGGCCACAAAGAGTGCCAGCAAGCATAATGCGCATATTGTTCTTTTCAATCCTCTCACGTCCTTATTATCTTGTTTGTTCTATCCGGGTTGCAAAGGTACGAATTATTCCTGAACTTTACCAAAGAGAAACTCATAATCGCGTTTGGAAGCAGGAGCCGCCCATTCCTCCGGAACAAATTTCCACTGGCCGAGCGCACGCGGTTCGATTACCTTCTTCCGTTCTATGTATTGCATCAGATAGTAACGCAAATCCTTATCCGTAGAACGGATGATACGTTCTTTCAATTTGTCCTGAGGGATTCCCGCACCTTTGGTCAGCAGTTCCCCACCGCCGTTGCCCCGGTAAGAGTTGAGAGCCACCGCATACATCTTGTCCATATCGAACGGAGTGCCGTCGGCCATGCTGTGAATGGTCACTTTCTGTCCCTCCGGTTTCGTCACATCCACTGTATAGACGATGCCTGCCGCCGAATCGAAATTAAAGCTGAAATTCTTGAAAGACGCCCTGTCTGCCGCACCTTCGCGCGGCTTGTCGCGGAACAGCAGGATGTGGTCGTCGGGAGAAGCCATACGGTTGGTCCACAGGGCATAAGACATTTCCAGAACATCGTGTATTTCCTTGCCCGAAAGGCGCATGGTGTAGAGCATATTCTCGTACTTATACAGGTTGAACATGTCGTACACATAGACATCCCCTTCCTCAATCCGGGTGTCGTAGGACAGAGGAGCCGCCAACGAAATATCCGCACCGCTGATGTTAAGCTGTAAAGTATGGATCAGGTCGATGAAAGCAGAAGAGCCGAAGTAAGCGGGACGGGTGGAGATTGTCTCCGTCAAATGCCCTATCTTCTTCGATACGAAATTCTGGATGGTGGCGTATTGCGACGCAAAATGCTTCATGAAGTCCTCACTGATGCCGTAGTCACCGGTTTCGGTCAGCACACCGTTGATCTGCTTATCCACTACCTTGCCATTACGCAGCGTCACAGTCAGGTCAATGTCACTCACCACCACGCCGTTGCTCGCCGGGTCCATCACCAATACGGAGTCGCCCGCCACGTTCTGCACTTTCTTGCACTCGCGGGCATGGTCGTGCCCCATAAGTACGATGTCGAACCCCGGCACATTGCGTGCTATGTCCAGCGAAGCGTTCTCCCTATATTTGCCGCCCATCAGCAAAGCGTCTTGTCCGGCATGGAACATACCCACTACAACATCCGGGCGTTCCTTCTCACGAATTATCTTCATCCACTTGCGCGCCGTTGTTTCCATATCGTCAAAGCGCAGGCCTTTCCACAGGTTTTCGGACAGCCACATCGGGATAGCGGGTGTTATCATGCCGAGAACCACAATCTTTACACCGTCGCGTTCAAGCGTCACGTAGGGCTGGAAATGATTCTTACCCGTAGCCGTATCAATGATGTTGGCTCCCAGCACAGGGGCGTGGCAATCGCCTGCCCAACGATCGAAAACGGCACGTCCGGTCTCCACATCGTGGTTGCCCATATTGCCGGCATCATAGCCCATGTAGTTCAGCATTTCGGCCGTCAGGTGCGGCGACACAGTATCAATGTAGTTGTAGTAATAAGCCGTAGGCTGCCCTTGCAGAATATCACCGTTGTCCAGCAGAATCAGGTTGTCTTTATACGTCTCGCGCTCTTTCTGCACAAAAGCATATACACGCGCCAAACTCCCGGCGGCATCCTTCTGCAAAATAAAATCATGGGGATAGTAGTTCCCATGTATGTCACTGGTTTGTACTATCTTCAACTTAACGACCTTCTCCTGTGCCGCAACCGTTCCGAGCAGCAGGAAAAGCCATACAAAGCAACAAATTCGTCTCTTCATACTCTTATTTTCTTCTTTTATCAATCCAGCGGATGGGTAAAAAGAAAACGGGCGCCCTGTGTATAATGCGGATCTACCCATATCTTCCCACCCCACTTTTTCACAATCAGTTTGCAGATGGCAAGGCCAAGCCCTGTGCCCTGAGCATATTCGTTCAGTTTCTCAAAGCGTTCGAACACTTTCTTCTGTTTTTCCAACGGTATGCCGCAGCCTGTGTCGGACACAGAAAAGAGCACAACATGCCTCTTCTCGTCCAGCCCCACCTTCAATGTTATCGTGCCGTTCTTCGTAAACTTATCCGCATTGGACAGCAGGTTTATGATCACCTGCTGCATACGCTGGATGTCCGTATGGAGCTCCAGACTTTCCAGCGGACTTTCAAACAGGAACCTGTTGGCCGACCGGCGCGCCTGTGCCACAGAGGCCAAAGCCTGCGTACAAACCTGCACCACATCACACTTTTCCTGCGTAAAGGTCACCCGGTCCACCTCCAGCCGGGAAAGGTCCAGAATATCATCAATCAGCCGGAGCAGCAAGTCCGAATTCGCCTTGATAATCTCAAAAAATCCCCGTTGCTCCTCCAACGGAATATCG from the Bacteroides eggerthii genome contains:
- a CDS encoding helix-turn-helix domain-containing protein; this encodes MNTKQIRNVDISGIQHLPMIDFIGNDFAIFDDIRDIPFTPYPTRLNAACLAVCRKGRCRMNINLQEYEMREGMLCIILPEQIVQQGERSDDFSGSFIAVSRDFMDVVIPTMQQLFPMFFMIKERPCIKVTAEELQAFEEYHSFLWRKVRLKDNPYRKEITQGLLLALFYEIYDIYQGHTAKERTPKSRKEDLFEHFIRYVSEGYKEERSVAYYAGKMFLTPKHLSTVVKEVSGKTAGEWIDSLVILEAKALLKSSEQSIQEIADELHFANQSFFGKYFKHHTGMSPKEYRKQ
- a CDS encoding TonB-dependent receptor — its product is MKHYILALVLAMASINAAIAANPIREGNMISGHVLVKGSEENIPYATVLIVGSGQGTVSNEEGQFELKNLPAGKYTLRVSAVGYKTQEKEIEVNKDFTAVVHFQMQEESFMTDEVVVSANRNEVSRKAAPVVVNVMSTKLFEMVNSTDLAKTLNYQSGLRVENNCQNCGFPQVRINGLEGPYSQILINSRPIISALSGVYGLEQIPVNMIERVEVVRGGGSALFGANAVGGTINIITKDPINNSFQVSSMFSNMDGKSWEQYMGANVSLVAKDNSYGIALYESYRNRNPYDRDGDGFSELGKLNMNTFGFRAYYRPTHFSRINLEYHTTNEFRRGGNKFDLQPHETDITEQTKHIINSGGLSYDLFWREYKHKISLYGSIQHTDRNSYYGAQKDLNAYGKTKDLTWVAGGMYVGNMDNCLFAPATFTGGLEYQNNSMHDVMTGYHRDMQQDVRIASAFVQNEWKMNVLTMLVGARLDKHNLIDKLIFSPRVNLLYKPSEDFQARLTYSTGFRAPQAYDEDLHVTAVGGEGVQIKLADNLREERSNSYSGSVDWTTHLGHWQANILVEGFYTDLRHVFVLEDIGKNDIGDVIKERRNGNGARVYGANLDAKIAHGKEAQFQLGFTAQRSRYTHEEAWTKVDGVDLTTKRMPRTPDYYGYFTFSSAPVKNFDFSLSGTYTGKMIVPHYAGYIEKDRMENTPQFFDLNLKLNYTFVLHDHIKFQLNTGVQNIFNSFQKDLDKGEFRDAGYFYGPTQPRTFFIGFKIMN
- a CDS encoding bifunctional metallophosphatase/5'-nucleotidase, translated to MKRRICCFVWLFLLLGTVAAQEKVVKLKIVQTSDIHGNYYPHDFILQKDAAGSLARVYAFVQKERETYKDNLILLDNGDILQGQPTAYYYNYIDTVSPHLTAEMLNYMGYDAGNMGNHDVETGRAVFDRWAGDCHAPVLGANIIDTATGKNHFQPYVTLERDGVKIVVLGMITPAIPMWLSENLWKGLRFDDMETTARKWMKIIREKERPDVVVGMFHAGQDALLMGGKYRENASLDIARNVPGFDIVLMGHDHARECKKVQNVAGDSVLVMDPASNGVVVSDIDLTVTLRNGKVVDKQINGVLTETGDYGISEDFMKHFASQYATIQNFVSKKIGHLTETISTRPAYFGSSAFIDLIHTLQLNISGADISLAAPLSYDTRIEEGDVYVYDMFNLYKYENMLYTMRLSGKEIHDVLEMSYALWTNRMASPDDHILLFRDKPREGAADRASFKNFSFNFDSAAGIVYTVDVTKPEGQKVTIHSMADGTPFDMDKMYAVALNSYRGNGGGELLTKGAGIPQDKLKERIIRSTDKDLRYYLMQYIERKKVIEPRALGQWKFVPEEWAAPASKRDYEFLFGKVQE